In the Oncorhynchus nerka isolate Pitt River linkage group LG2, Oner_Uvic_2.0, whole genome shotgun sequence genome, one interval contains:
- the LOC115145791 gene encoding transcription factor HES-5-like has product MAPTYTRDSDNTMLSTKDKHKLRKPVVEKMRRDRINTCIEQLKTLLEREFYKQDPNAKLEKADILEMTVGFLKQQLQPQSPVLQRAHSDGYSQCWRETLHFLSSSSMKDMMLHNLQRAEQDICLSSPLSSQHQNYSQGPVKQAITGHKSVWRPW; this is encoded by the exons aTGGCTCCTACCTACACCAGAGACTCTGACAACACCATGCTCTCTACTAAAGACAAACATAAA CTAAGGAAACCAGTTGTGGAGAAGATGCGTAGAGACCGCATCAACACCTGCATAGAGCAGCTCAAGACCCTGCTGGAGAGGGAGTTCTACAAACAGGACCCCAATGCCAAGCTGGAGAAGGCTGACATCCTGGAGATGACGGTGGGGTTCCTGAAGCAGCAGCTGCAGCCTCAGAGCCCAGTCCTTCAGAGGGCCCACAGTGATGGCTACTCCCAGTGCTGGAGGGAGACACTGCACTTCCTGTCTTCCAGTTCCATGAAGGACATGATGCTCCATAACCTCCAAAGAGCTGAACAggacatctgtctctcctctccactctcctcccaaCACCAAAACTACAGCCAGGGCCCAGTGAAGCAGGCCATCACAGGCCACAAATCAGTCTGGAGGCCTTGGTAG